Genomic window (Deinococcus detaillensis):
TTGGGCTGTCGAGACTTGCCTGACACGTTAGCGCGTCCGGACGTTTGGGGTCGCCTCTAATCCCGCCGCTGCTTTATCCTGCCGCCATGCCACTTCAACTCATTCAGGGCGACATCGCTGCCCAGCGCACCTGCGCCCTCGTCACGGCGGCCAACGCGCAACTCATCGGCGGCGGCGGCGTGGACGGGGTGATTCACCGGGCGGCGGGGCCGGGGTTGTTGCACTCCATTCGGGCCATCGGCGGCACGCCCACCGGCAGCGCCGTCATCACGCCGGCCTTCGAGCTGAGCAGTCGGGGCGTGCAGCACATCATTCACGCCGTCGGCCCCATCTGGCGCGGCGGCGAGAGCGGTGAAGCGGAATTGCTGGCCGGGGCGTACCGCGCCTCACTACAACTGGCCACGCGGGCGAGCTGCGCCAGCGTGTCGTTTCCGGCCATCAGCACCGGCGTTTACGGCTATCCGCTGGGGCTAGCGTGCCAAGTCGCTCTCCAAACCATCGCGGCTTATCTGGACGAGGTTCCTGAATTGGAAGTGCGGTTGGTGCTGTATGACCGGGGCAGCTTCAACACCGCCCAGCGGCTGCGCGAACAGCTTGGCCTGTAGCGCTGAATTTTTTCGGGTCAAGCTTTTCGTACTCCGTTCCATCCTTCCCCGCTTCACCGAGCGGCACTTCACCGAAAGGCCCGCTGGATGCTCTAAACTCAGTGCCATGTCTTTAGTCGTGATGGTCACGGTGCCGCCTGCGGGCGCAGCCGAATTGGCGCGGGGCTTGGTCGAACACCGCTTGGCGGGCTGCGTCAATATTGTGCCGGGTCTGCAAACCGTCTACCGTTGGGGCAACGAAGTGGCCGAGGAACCCGAAACCCTGCTGATCATCAAAACCAACGGTGAGCGCTATCCGGAGCTGGAGCGCTATATCAAAGAACACCACCCTTATGAGGTGCCGGAAATCGTGGCCCTGCCGGTCGACCGCTCCTCGCCGGAGTTTTCGCAATGGCTCAACGCCTCGCTGAGCGTGTCTTCCTGAGCCGGGGCGACCCTCTCACCCTCTCCGCTACCCATTGACAAAATCGCCCAGCACTTTGTTGAGCAGCCACCAGCCCCGCGCCGTGGCCCGCAGCACCGCGCCGTCCAAGGTCAGCAGG
Coding sequences:
- a CDS encoding macro domain-containing protein, encoding MPLQLIQGDIAAQRTCALVTAANAQLIGGGGVDGVIHRAAGPGLLHSIRAIGGTPTGSAVITPAFELSSRGVQHIIHAVGPIWRGGESGEAELLAGAYRASLQLATRASCASVSFPAISTGVYGYPLGLACQVALQTIAAYLDEVPELEVRLVLYDRGSFNTAQRLREQLGL
- the cutA gene encoding divalent-cation tolerance protein CutA, translated to MSLVVMVTVPPAGAAELARGLVEHRLAGCVNIVPGLQTVYRWGNEVAEEPETLLIIKTNGERYPELERYIKEHHPYEVPEIVALPVDRSSPEFSQWLNASLSVSS